Below is a genomic region from Strongyloides ratti genome assembly S_ratti_ED321, scaffold srae_chrx_scaffold0000004.
GCTAACAAAGCGCTTCAAATActtattgaaaattatatgattttagatataaaaattatgtcattttaaattaatagtaattttatgataacCAAAAAGATCttaatttatctataaaattatttttattaaatattattataaaaaaaatatctttttttttttagttaaaaatattttactcattctataatttattattataaatttaatacagTAAAATCAATTATTAATCAAGATAAATGAGAccattagaaaaaatattttataaatatggaatatttatttcaaaatatccTGTATGGTTTTTAGtaagttaaaattaattatatttaataaatatttatatatattaatttatagttAATTCCATCAATTATAACACTTGTAACAGCATTTGGttttttgaaatttcatACACAAGATGATATTTGGGATATTTATGCTCCAATAAATGCATTAAGTAGAATTGAAGAAAAAAGCTTAAAACAATTTGAATATCCTTCTGGTAGTCATCATTATAGAATACAAGTTCTTATACaacataaaaatgaaaatgaatatatttttaataaacgttttttaaatgaaattcaaaatttaaataaaattataacagAAAATATGACTATATCTGAtggatataaaaattatttttatccaCAATTATGTGGTGTATATTGTGAAGATTctaatgatttatttttaacatatttacaAACAATTCTTCAAACAGATggtaaaacattaaattttaaactatcATATCCTATTGGTCAAGCATtacaaaaacaaatatttttaggaTATTCATTAGGTTTTGTTAATTATTCAAGTATTCATacaaatgatattaataattttaaattattaatacttCATTATATGATTGATCAAAATTTACCTAatggtaaaattttatctattgaATTAGAAAACAAGTTACATGGTATATTTTCTTTAGCAACTGGAgtttctaaatatttaaaatataatgttcaTAGTAAAAGAAGAGAATTAGAGgaacaaagaaaaattacACTTAAATCATTACCATATCTTGCTATTACTGGcggattattattattatttatgattGTAACATTAGTTGATATACCAGTATATAATAGTCAACATGTTGAAGCATTTTTTGGTATAATTTCACCCCTTATGGCTATTATAACAGCATTTGGTATATTATGTCAATTAGGTTTTccattttcaaatattctTACTGTTGTTCCATTTCTTGTTTTAACAATAGGAATTGATGATGCATTTCTTATATTAGCTGGTTGGAGACAAGGCTCACCAACATTATCTTTTACTGAACGTATGGGTGAGGCATTATCAAAATCAGGAGCATCAGTTACTGTAACATCAATAACAGATGTATTATGTTTTGCTGTTggtttattttctaatatacCAGTAGttcaattattttgtttatatacaTCCATTGCATTAGCAATagattttatatatcaattaacattttttacaGCAATTGTTGTTTATTGTGGAAagaaacaatttaaatataaaaatgatgaaagatcaaaaagtattaaaagtaataatagtagtacatcatcatcatcatcatcttcAACATCAGATGGTCAAACATCTATATATAAAGGAAgttttttagaattattaaaaataaaaccaaaaaaaaatgaaagtaaattaaatatatttatgaaaaaatttgttgTCTTTCTTCATTGGCCTTGTACAAAATATtctataatgataatatttttatttcatcttGCATTAACAACATATCTTTGTACACAAGTTACAACTGAATTTGATATGGaaaatttatacttaaaaGAATCACCATTAACACATATATCAAGGACAAtgcaaaaatttatattaaatgaatcATTTGTCGTTAATTTTGGTATTGATAAAACACCTGATTTTTATATACCAgaaataaaatcattatttgaTGAAATGATACATAATTTAGAAACATTACCTAAATTTTCTATGGGAAATATAGGAACACTTATATGGACAAGAGATTATGATTTATTAGCAGAAATATTAGAAGAAGAAGATAATTTATGGTCACCaacaaatataatgaaaaattttaatgattttaaattagataaaaaatatataaaaacaaatattaatgaaaaaggtgaagaatatatttataatttttggtGGCAAATATCATATCATAATATGGAAAATTTTATGGAAGTtgaagaattattaaaatatagacgtgaaatattaaataaatattctaatatatttaatgttacaTCACATCATCCATTAGAAAAAGTACCTACTGAATCAGCTGCCAGTGCaccaattaattttattcaaacTGCCGTTTCAGCTGTAATATTAATGTCattattagtattattatttgtttatgaTATTGGTGCAATTATATCTGttgttttatcaattatttcaATAAGTGGTGGTACTGTTGCATATTTACATCTTTGGAATGTCCATTTAGATGCTGTTTCTTTAATAAGTATATTACTTAGTATTGGTTTTAGTGTTGATTATAGTGCTCATATttgttatcattattttactcataatgatgaaaattcttttgtaagttttttttttcatcttaaaaaatatttatatatgtaattttttttttataggaaaaaaatatgaaagaTAATAAAACACAAATAAATGGtatatgtaaaaatgttgaaaaaaaatataaattaacagagaaatattttattcataataaaaaaaataatttacataataaaacatccacttataaaaaaattgaagataCTTTTACAAGTGTTGGTTGGCCTGTAATTCAATCAGGATTAAGTACAGTTCTTGGAATGATACCATTAGTCTTTGTTGGTGCATATGTTGTTGATGTTTTTTGGAAAACTATTGTCTTGGTGACGGCTTTAGGCCTATTTCATGCCTTATTTTTATTGcctgttttatttttaattgttgaagatatattaaaatgtagaagatcaaataaagttaatattcTTCAATTAAATGGAAATAAACATTAAGTAATAATAAGGATCTCCTTTACGGGTTTGATATTtctcaaaaaaatatttttattattgcaaatcattttttttattatgttaaataaaaacacaaaaatgttatcaattataatttgaaataaacagtaattatgtataataatttaatgattgttagattataaattaactatataaaataaaattaacatattaaatttaaacttttatttatttatttatttataatattccatttcttctattttcaaattttttttccatagCAAACCATCCATCTAACATAGGATTACCTTCAGGTGACTTTTTATATGcatctaaaattttataaatttcaagTCTAAAACTAagtaattgaaaattttctgTTATAAATCTATTTGAATTATGCCAAATAGATATTAACAAATTATCGTATTTGTTGCGTAAAGAGTCAGaactaatataatatttgacTACCTCATTAAAAGCAGGATTTTGCGTACCCCTAACAATTTTggtttttgtttttaaatctttGAGACTTTGACCTtctagatatatttttacatatggTGATGGTAATTGATATCCATTAATTAATGGTAAATTTTGAGCATGACCAACAAAAACTTGAAGAGCTTCTTCCTCTTCTAAATAAGTAATTCTAAGATAAAGTTGAGGTTTTAAATAAGTAGATTGATTTGTATATTCCATATGATCATATCCTTTTATTTGTTCAGATTCAACATCACGCCATATACTatgaaaaaatgtataaacaatattactctataaaaaaattttaattattattaatattttaaaaatacctCAGATATTTCAGGTGATCTTTTAAAAAGACCATCAACAAAATCTATGACATATCCATGTCTTTGATTTGCAGTAATTGCTGTATTAGATTGTCTTCCAAATGTTTCTTTATGAAGATGTGGTATTTGGCGTTTGGAAAATTGTTTTACTAATTTTGTATGTAATTCATGAAATTCACTAAAACTTCGATAAATATATGTTGGTACATTCTCATTTTCTCTTTCAATTTTAAGTTTAaacatctaaaaaaaaatattaatataaaactaacaaaaaagtttttttttaaacatacataaactttttcttttggtgattttttccatttttctGGTCCTAATACAATAacactttttattttaccatCTTGTTCAATTGTATTAACATCAGCCGAAAAACTATAAGCATCATTTTTTTCAGGACTTTTTGATTTACTTCTAACTAAAAatgttgttttaattttacatgCTACAGAATGAGCAACAAAATTAAGTCGAGGGAAACAACTTTCTAGAGAagtttcaattaattttgtaaaatgaGCAATAGCTTCTTCTTCAGAAAGATGTAATTGTAATGTTGATTTGACAAATTCAATTGATTTATCGTTTAATCCAGATATTCCAGCCATTTTCATTATTCGTAATGAggttaaaaatataccatAATTTTGcctaattaaaatataagcACGACAAcattcatttataaaatgttgaTAACTAGATGAATTATCACCACTAGGTGATTTTTCAATAGCATATCTCATATCTTCTGTAAAAAGAAATGGTACTCTATCACGCCTAATTCCAACAGCCATTTGCCAATCTCCTAAGTATTTTCCAAAATCAATATGAAAAACACAACCATATTTTGTTAtcataacattattattgtGACGATCACCAATTCCAAGTATGTGTGTTGCAACACACCATCCTGCACaactttttctaaaattttctaatgcAATTTTAAATGCAAAATATTCAGGATTATGTTTTTGTAGCCAGTTaaatagtattttattttcaaatataccAGATGTTCCATGAGGTGCTTGAATTTGAAA
It encodes:
- a CDS encoding Sterol-sensing domain and Patched family-containing protein — encoded protein: MRPLEKIFYKYGIFISKYPVWFLLIPSIITLVTAFGFLKFHTQDDIWDIYAPINALSRIEEKSLKQFEYPSGSHHYRIQVLIQHKNENEYIFNKRFLNEIQNLNKIITENMTISDGYKNYFYPQLCGVYCEDSNDLFLTYLQTILQTDGKTLNFKLSYPIGQALQKQIFLGYSLGFVNYSSIHTNDINNFKLLILHYMIDQNLPNGKILSIELENKLHGIFSLATGVSKYLKYNVHSKRRELEEQRKITLKSLPYLAITGGLLLLFMIVTLVDIPVYNSQHVEAFFGIISPLMAIITAFGILCQLGFPFSNILTVVPFLVLTIGIDDAFLILAGWRQGSPTLSFTERMGEALSKSGASVTVTSITDVLCFAVGLFSNIPVVQLFCLYTSIALAIDFIYQLTFFTAIVVYCGKKQFKYKNDERSKSIKSNNSSTSSSSSSSTSDGQTSIYKGSFLELLKIKPKKNESKLNIFMKKFVVFLHWPCTKYSIMIIFLFHLALTTYLCTQVTTEFDMENLYLKESPLTHISRTMQKFILNESFVVNFGIDKTPDFYIPEIKSLFDEMIHNLETLPKFSMGNIGTLIWTRDYDLLAEILEEEDNLWSPTNIMKNFNDFKLDKKYIKTNINEKGEEYIYNFWWQISYHNMENFMEVEELLKYRREILNKYSNIFNVTSHHPLEKVPTESAASAPINFIQTAVSAVILMSLLVLLFVYDIGAIISVVLSIISISGGTVAYLHLWNVHLDAVSLISILLSIGFSVDYSAHICYHYFTHNDENSFEKNMKDNKTQINGICKNVEKKYKLTEKYFIHNKKNNLHNKTSTYKKIEDTFTSVGWPVIQSGLSTVLGMIPLVFVGAYVVDVFWKTIVLVTALGLFHALFLLPVLFLIVEDILKCRRSNKVNILQLNGNKH